Proteins found in one Methylobacterium sp. CB376 genomic segment:
- the rpoB gene encoding DNA-directed RNA polymerase subunit beta — translation MANTLVGRKRIRKFFGKIREVAEMPNLIEVQKASYDQFLMVDEPEGGRPDEGLQSVFKSVFPISDFSSTALLEFVKYTFEAPKYDVDECRQRGITFAAPLKVTLRLIVFDVDPDTGAKSVKDIKEQDVYMGDMPLMTENGTFIVNGTERVIVSQMHRSPGVFFDHDKGKTHSSGKLLFAARIIPYRGSWLDVEFDAKDIVYARIDRKRKIPVTSLLFALGLDGEEILSTFYNRITYARDGRDWRVPYDAERLKGFKATTDLIDADSGEVVLEAGKKLTARAARQIAEKGTKALRATDEDLVGQYIAEDMVNYKTGEIYAEAGDEISEKLLKGLSDVGIEEIPVLDIDHVNVGPYIRNTLAVDKNSAREGALFDIYRVMRPGEPPTLDTAEAMFHSLFFDAERYDLSAVGRVKMNMRLDLDAPDTMRTLRREDMLAVVKALVDLRDGKGEIDDIDHLGNRRVRSVGELMENQYRLGLLRMERAIKERMSSVDIDTVMPQDLINAKPAAAAVREFFGSSQLSQFMDQTNPLSEVTHKRRLSALGPGGLTRERAGFEVRDVHPTHYGRICPIETPEGPNIGLINSLATFARVNKYGFIETPFRRVRGGVVTDEVVYLSAMEEAKYYVAQASAAMDAERRLTEDLVVCRRAGEVIVVAPDRVDLMDVSPKQLVSVAAALIPFLENDDANRALMGSNMQRQAVPLVRADAPFVGTGMEAVVARDSGAAIAARRAGVIDQVDATRIVIRATEETDPTKPGVDIYRLQKFQRSNQSTCITQKPLVRVGEVVKKGDIIADGPSTEFGELALGRNVLVAFMPWNGYNFEDSILLSERIVKDDVFTSIHIEEFEVMARDTKLGPEEITRDIPNVSEEALKNLDEAGIVYIGAEVHAGDILVGKITPKGESPMTPEEKLLRAIFGEKASDVRDTSLRVPPGVTGTIVEVRVFNRHGVDKDERAQAIEREEIERLAKDRDDEQAILDRNTYARLADVLVGQSPVAGPKGFKKDTLLTREVLADYPRSQWWQFAVVDDRMMTEIEAMQKQYDESKKRLEQRFLDKVEKLQRGDELPPGVMKMVKVFVAVKRKIQPGDKMAGRHGNKGVVSRIVPIEDMPFLEDGTHADIVLNPLGVPSRMNVGQILETHLGWAAAGLGRQVAQAVDAYLRNQDAQPLREQMSRIYSPSELEGLSDRELAEVGNNLRRGVPMATPVFNGAKEADIEAMLEMAGLDRSGQSTLYDGRTGEPFDRKVTVGYIYMLKLHHLVDDKIHARSIGPYSLVTQQPLGGKAQFGGQRFGEMEVWALEAYGAAYTLQEMLTVKSDDVAGRTKVYEAIVRGDDTFEAGIPESFNVLVKEMRSLGLNVELISSKRAANDQLEAPPEAAE, via the coding sequence ATGGCCAACACGCTGGTCGGTCGCAAGCGCATTCGCAAGTTCTTCGGCAAGATTCGGGAAGTCGCCGAGATGCCGAACCTCATCGAGGTCCAGAAGGCGTCCTACGACCAGTTCCTGATGGTCGACGAGCCCGAGGGCGGCCGTCCCGATGAAGGATTGCAGTCCGTCTTCAAGTCGGTCTTCCCGATCTCCGACTTCTCCTCGACCGCCCTGCTCGAGTTCGTCAAGTACACCTTCGAGGCGCCGAAGTACGACGTCGACGAGTGCCGCCAGCGGGGCATCACCTTCGCGGCGCCGCTGAAGGTCACGCTGCGCCTGATCGTGTTCGACGTCGATCCGGATACCGGGGCCAAGTCGGTCAAGGACATCAAGGAGCAGGACGTCTACATGGGCGATATGCCCCTGATGACGGAGAACGGCACCTTCATCGTCAACGGCACCGAGCGCGTGATCGTCTCGCAGATGCACCGCTCGCCGGGCGTCTTCTTCGACCACGACAAGGGCAAGACCCATTCCTCGGGCAAGCTGCTGTTCGCCGCGCGCATCATCCCGTATCGCGGGTCCTGGCTCGACGTCGAGTTCGACGCCAAGGACATCGTCTACGCGCGCATCGACCGCAAGCGGAAGATCCCGGTCACCTCGCTGCTGTTCGCGCTGGGCCTCGACGGCGAGGAGATCCTGTCGACCTTCTACAACCGCATCACCTATGCGCGGGACGGGCGCGACTGGCGCGTGCCCTACGACGCCGAGCGCCTGAAGGGCTTCAAGGCCACGACCGACCTCATCGACGCCGATTCGGGCGAGGTCGTGCTGGAGGCCGGCAAGAAGCTGACCGCGCGCGCCGCCCGCCAGATCGCCGAGAAGGGCACCAAGGCGCTGCGCGCCACCGACGAGGATCTGGTCGGCCAGTACATCGCCGAGGACATGGTCAACTACAAGACCGGCGAGATCTACGCGGAGGCGGGCGACGAGATCAGCGAGAAGCTGCTGAAGGGGCTCTCCGACGTCGGGATCGAGGAGATCCCGGTGCTCGACATCGACCACGTCAACGTCGGTCCCTACATCCGCAACACGCTCGCGGTCGACAAGAACTCGGCCCGCGAGGGCGCGCTGTTCGACATCTACCGGGTGATGCGTCCGGGCGAGCCGCCGACCCTCGACACCGCCGAGGCGATGTTCCACTCGCTGTTCTTCGACGCCGAGCGCTACGACCTCTCGGCGGTCGGCCGCGTGAAGATGAACATGCGCCTCGACCTCGACGCGCCCGACACGATGCGGACGCTGCGGCGCGAGGACATGCTGGCGGTGGTCAAGGCGCTGGTGGACCTGCGCGACGGCAAGGGTGAGATCGACGACATCGACCACCTCGGCAACCGCCGCGTCCGCTCGGTCGGCGAGCTCATGGAGAACCAGTACCGGCTGGGGCTCCTGCGCATGGAGCGCGCCATCAAGGAGCGGATGTCCTCCGTGGACATCGACACCGTGATGCCGCAGGACCTGATCAACGCCAAGCCGGCGGCGGCGGCGGTGCGCGAGTTCTTCGGCTCGTCGCAGCTCTCGCAGTTCATGGACCAGACCAACCCGCTCTCCGAGGTGACGCACAAGCGCCGCCTGTCGGCGCTCGGGCCGGGCGGTCTCACCCGCGAGCGCGCGGGCTTCGAGGTGCGCGACGTGCACCCGACCCATTACGGCCGCATCTGCCCGATCGAGACGCCGGAGGGGCCCAATATCGGCCTCATCAACTCGCTCGCCACCTTCGCGCGGGTGAACAAGTACGGCTTCATCGAGACCCCGTTCCGCCGGGTGCGCGGCGGCGTCGTGACCGACGAGGTGGTCTACCTCTCGGCCATGGAGGAGGCGAAGTACTACGTGGCGCAGGCGAGCGCCGCGATGGATGCCGAGCGCCGCCTGACCGAGGACCTCGTGGTCTGCCGCCGCGCGGGCGAGGTGATCGTGGTCGCCCCCGACCGCGTCGACCTGATGGACGTGTCGCCCAAGCAGCTGGTGTCGGTCGCCGCGGCGCTGATCCCGTTCCTGGAGAACGACGACGCCAACCGGGCCCTGATGGGCTCGAACATGCAGCGCCAGGCGGTGCCGCTGGTGCGGGCCGACGCGCCCTTCGTGGGCACCGGCATGGAGGCGGTGGTCGCCCGCGATTCGGGGGCGGCGATCGCGGCCCGCCGCGCCGGGGTGATCGACCAGGTCGACGCCACCCGCATCGTCATCCGCGCCACCGAGGAGACCGACCCGACCAAGCCCGGCGTCGACATCTACCGGCTGCAGAAGTTCCAGCGCTCGAACCAGTCGACCTGCATCACGCAGAAGCCGCTGGTCCGGGTCGGTGAGGTCGTCAAGAAGGGCGACATCATCGCGGACGGCCCCTCGACGGAGTTCGGCGAGCTCGCCCTCGGCCGCAACGTGCTCGTCGCGTTCATGCCCTGGAACGGCTACAACTTCGAGGACTCGATCCTGCTCTCCGAGCGGATCGTGAAGGATGACGTGTTCACCTCGATCCACATCGAGGAGTTCGAGGTGATGGCCCGCGACACCAAGCTCGGGCCGGAGGAGATCACCCGCGACATCCCGAACGTCTCCGAGGAGGCGCTCAAGAACCTCGACGAGGCCGGCATCGTCTATATCGGGGCCGAGGTCCACGCGGGCGACATCCTGGTCGGCAAGATCACGCCGAAGGGCGAGAGCCCGATGACGCCGGAGGAGAAGCTCCTGCGCGCCATCTTCGGCGAGAAGGCCTCGGACGTGCGCGACACCTCCCTGCGCGTGCCCCCGGGCGTCACCGGCACCATCGTCGAGGTGCGGGTGTTCAACCGGCACGGCGTCGACAAGGACGAGCGCGCCCAGGCCATCGAGCGCGAGGAGATCGAGCGCCTCGCCAAGGACCGGGACGACGAGCAGGCGATCCTCGACCGCAACACCTACGCGCGCCTCGCCGACGTGCTGGTGGGGCAGTCCCCGGTCGCCGGCCCGAAGGGGTTCAAGAAGGACACGCTCCTCACCCGCGAGGTGCTGGCCGACTATCCCCGCTCGCAATGGTGGCAGTTCGCGGTCGTCGACGATCGGATGATGACCGAGATCGAGGCGATGCAGAAGCAGTACGACGAGTCGAAGAAGCGCCTGGAGCAGCGCTTCCTCGACAAGGTCGAGAAGCTGCAGCGCGGCGACGAACTGCCCCCCGGCGTCATGAAGATGGTCAAGGTCTTCGTGGCGGTGAAGCGCAAGATCCAGCCCGGCGACAAGATGGCGGGCCGCCACGGCAACAAGGGCGTGGTGTCCCGGATCGTGCCGATCGAGGACATGCCGTTCCTGGAGGACGGCACGCACGCGGACATCGTGCTCAACCCGCTCGGCGTGCCGAGCCGCATGAATGTCGGGCAGATCCTCGAGACCCATCTCGGCTGGGCGGCCGCCGGGCTCGGGCGCCAGGTGGCGCAGGCGGTCGACGCCTACCTGCGCAATCAGGACGCGCAGCCCCTGCGCGAGCAGATGAGCCGGATCTACAGCCCCTCCGAGCTGGAGGGCCTGTCGGATCGCGAACTCGCCGAGGTCGGCAACAACCTGCGCCGCGGCGTGCCGATGGCGACGCCGGTCTTCAACGGCGCCAAGGAGGCCGACATCGAGGCGATGCTGGAGATGGCCGGGCTCGACCGTTCGGGGCAGTCGACGCTCTACGACGGGCGCACCGGCGAGCCCTTCGACCGCAAGGTCACGGTGGGCTACATCTACATGCTCAAGCTGCACCACCTCGTGGACGACAAGATCCACGCCCGGTCGATCGGCCCCTACTCGCTCGTCACCCAGCAGCCGCTGGGCGGCAAGGCGCAGTTCGGCGGCCAGCGCTTCGGCGAGATGGAGGTCTGGGCGCTCGAAGCCTACGGGGCGGCCTACACGCTGCAGGAGATGCTCACGGTCAAGTCGGACGACGTCGCCGGCCGCACCAAGGTCTACGAGGCCATCGTGCGCGGGGACGACACCTTCGAGGCCGGTATCCCGGAGAGCTTCAACGTGCTGGTGAAGGAGATGCGCTCGCTCGGCCTCAACGTCGAGCTGATCTCCTCCAAGCGCGCCGCCAACGACCAGCTCGAGGCGCCGCCGGAGGCGGCCGAGTAG
- the rplL gene encoding 50S ribosomal protein L7/L12: MADLAKLVDDLSSLTVLEAAELAKMLEEKWGVSAAAAVAVAAGPAAGGAAAPAAEEQTEFTVVLAAAGDKKIEVIKEVRAITGLGLKEAKDLVEGAPKPVKEGVSKDDAAKLKAQLEKAGAKVELK; encoded by the coding sequence ATGGCTGATCTTGCCAAGCTCGTCGACGACCTGTCGTCCCTGACCGTCCTCGAGGCCGCCGAGCTCGCGAAGATGCTCGAGGAGAAGTGGGGCGTCTCGGCCGCCGCGGCCGTCGCCGTGGCCGCCGGCCCGGCCGCCGGCGGCGCCGCCGCCCCGGCCGCCGAGGAGCAGACCGAGTTCACCGTCGTCCTGGCCGCGGCCGGCGACAAGAAGATCGAGGTCATCAAGGAGGTCCGCGCGATCACCGGCCTCGGCCTCAAGGAGGCCAAGGACCTGGTCGAGGGCGCTCCGAAGCCGGTCAAGGAGGGCGTGTCCAAGGACGACGCCGCCAAGCTCAAGGCCCAGCTCGAGAAGGCCGGCGCCAAGGTCGAGCTCAAGTAA
- the rplJ gene encoding 50S ribosomal protein L10: MDRAAKADLVASLNEVFSTTSLVVVAHYKGLTVADMQKLRRQMKQAGATVKVAKNRLANIALDGTNVASIKPLLKGPTLLAYSSDPVAAAKVAVDFAKGNDKLVILGGAMGATALNPDGVKALATLPSLDELRAKIVGLVQAPATKIAQVVNAPAAKLARVFGAYADTANKDEAA; encoded by the coding sequence GTGGACAGAGCAGCAAAAGCTGATCTCGTCGCGTCGCTCAACGAGGTGTTCTCCACCACCTCGCTGGTCGTCGTGGCCCACTACAAGGGCCTCACGGTCGCCGACATGCAGAAGCTGCGCAGGCAGATGAAGCAGGCCGGCGCCACCGTGAAGGTCGCGAAGAACCGCCTCGCCAACATCGCTCTCGACGGCACGAACGTCGCCTCCATCAAGCCCCTCCTGAAGGGCCCGACCCTGCTCGCCTATTCGAGCGATCCGGTCGCGGCCGCCAAGGTGGCGGTGGACTTCGCCAAGGGTAACGACAAGCTCGTGATCCTCGGCGGCGCCATGGGCGCGACGGCCCTGAACCCGGACGGCGTGAAGGCCCTGGCCACGCTGCCGTCCCTCGACGAACTGCGCGCCAAGATCGTGGGCCTCGTGCAGGCGCCCGCGACCAAGATCGCCCAGGTCGTCAACGCGCCGGCGGCGAAGCTCGCCCGCGTGTTCGGGGCCTATGCCGACACGGCGAACAAGGACGAGGCCGCCTGA
- a CDS encoding methyl-accepting chemotaxis protein, translating to MQIKHRLNAILALFVIIVIALCGRSLHESWRRWSLAEEVSRLASVDRALLDTLSAMRFEGGALSAALRIEVDQAASLRSEAAERRAALEAALPPALARLEEVEHPAIRAAAEAVRAVMAEWRRLRQESDAALARPLAERDREVIGRVMAGRDRFVAAGEALLVAVEAEIRAEDPTLSDLILGRTMSWAARSLSGSANVQINELLTQKRPMTPTEQQSINALFRVSDFAFAAAREIGTRTGMAPALRAAIADADAGYYKGAYQDTLRRIQEVLASPDLPRPSVAEWRKGSTPALNTIGAVPTAFVVELDEAAARAARSATQNLAVFAGLLVLSVLLAVCGIAFIARGIIRPLSAMTVAAERLAQGDTAVAVPGGGRRDEIGALAAAVQVFKDNLLRSRVLEEEAALARAGAEAQRRAATHEMAEGFERAVSGIVRAVSRSASELQATARTMTATASQTAVQSASVAAAAEQAASNVGTVAAAAEELGASVQEIGRQVAGSTQLARTAVAEAGTTAGVVEDLAGAAAKIGEAVSLITTIAGQTNLLALNATIEAARAGEAGRGFAVVAAEVKELANQTAKATEEISAQVGRIQASTRQAVGAIGGIGSRIREISDVATSIAAAVEEQGAATQEIVRNITQAATGTGEVTGNIASVAGAAEETGAAANHVLAAASALSEESDHLAAEVRRFLETVRAA from the coding sequence ATGCAGATCAAGCATCGGCTGAATGCCATTCTCGCCCTCTTCGTGATCATCGTGATCGCGCTCTGCGGCCGCAGCCTGCACGAATCTTGGCGGCGCTGGAGCTTGGCCGAGGAGGTGTCGCGTCTCGCCAGCGTCGATCGCGCCCTCCTGGACACCTTGAGCGCGATGCGGTTCGAGGGCGGGGCCCTCAGCGCCGCCCTGCGCATCGAGGTGGACCAGGCGGCGAGCCTGCGCAGCGAGGCCGCGGAGCGGAGGGCGGCGCTGGAGGCCGCCCTGCCGCCGGCCCTGGCCCGGCTCGAAGAGGTGGAGCATCCCGCGATCCGCGCCGCCGCGGAGGCGGTGCGCGCGGTCATGGCGGAGTGGCGGCGCCTGCGCCAGGAGAGCGACGCGGCGCTGGCCAGACCCCTGGCGGAGCGCGACAGGGAGGTCATCGGGCGGGTGATGGCCGGCCGCGACCGCTTCGTCGCGGCGGGCGAGGCGCTGCTGGTGGCGGTCGAGGCGGAGATCCGCGCCGAGGATCCCACCCTCTCCGACCTCATCCTGGGCCGCACGATGTCCTGGGCGGCGCGCAGCCTCTCCGGCAGCGCGAACGTCCAGATCAACGAACTGCTCACGCAGAAGCGCCCGATGACGCCCACCGAGCAGCAGAGCATCAACGCCCTGTTCCGCGTCTCGGATTTCGCCTTCGCGGCCGCCCGCGAGATCGGCACCCGGACCGGGATGGCGCCGGCGCTCCGCGCGGCGATCGCCGACGCCGACGCGGGCTACTACAAGGGAGCCTACCAGGACACGCTGCGCAGGATCCAGGAGGTGCTGGCCTCGCCCGACCTGCCGCGCCCGAGCGTGGCGGAGTGGCGCAAGGGCTCGACGCCCGCCCTCAACACCATCGGGGCCGTGCCGACCGCCTTCGTGGTGGAACTCGACGAGGCGGCCGCGCGGGCGGCGCGGAGCGCCACCCAGAACCTCGCCGTCTTTGCCGGGCTGCTCGTCCTCAGCGTCCTCCTGGCGGTGTGCGGCATCGCCTTCATCGCCCGCGGCATCATCCGCCCCCTCTCGGCCATGACCGTCGCGGCCGAGCGCCTCGCGCAGGGCGACACGGCGGTGGCGGTGCCGGGCGGCGGCCGCCGCGACGAGATCGGCGCCCTCGCGGCCGCCGTGCAGGTGTTCAAGGACAACCTGCTGCGCAGCCGCGTCCTGGAGGAGGAGGCCGCCCTGGCGCGGGCCGGGGCCGAGGCGCAGCGCCGCGCCGCCACCCACGAGATGGCGGAGGGTTTCGAGCGCGCCGTGAGCGGCATCGTGCGCGCCGTGTCGCGCTCGGCCTCCGAGCTGCAGGCGACCGCCCGGACCATGACCGCCACCGCCTCGCAGACCGCGGTGCAATCCGCCTCGGTGGCCGCCGCCGCCGAGCAGGCCGCCTCGAACGTGGGGACGGTGGCGGCCGCCGCCGAGGAACTCGGGGCCTCGGTGCAGGAGATCGGCCGGCAGGTCGCCGGCTCGACCCAGCTCGCCCGAACGGCGGTGGCGGAGGCCGGGACGACGGCCGGCGTGGTGGAGGACCTCGCCGGGGCGGCGGCCAAGATCGGCGAGGCGGTCTCGCTGATCACGACCATCGCGGGCCAGACCAACCTGCTGGCCCTCAACGCCACGATCGAGGCGGCCCGGGCCGGCGAGGCGGGCCGGGGATTCGCGGTGGTCGCCGCCGAGGTCAAGGAGCTCGCCAACCAGACCGCCAAGGCGACGGAGGAGATCTCCGCGCAGGTGGGCCGGATCCAGGCCTCGACGCGGCAGGCGGTGGGGGCGATCGGGGGCATCGGCTCGCGGATCCGGGAGATCAGCGACGTGGCGACGAGCATCGCGGCGGCGGTGGAGGAGCAGGGCGCGGCGACCCAGGAGATCGTCCGCAACATCACGCAGGCGGCGACCGGGACCGGCGAGGTCACGGGGAACATCGCCAGCGTGGCGGGGGCGGCGGAGGAGACCGGGGCGGCAGCCAACCACGTGCTGGCGGCGGCGTCGGCCCTGTCGGAGGAATCGGACCACCTCGCCGCCGAGGTGCGGCGCTTCCTCGAGACCGTCCGGGCCGCCTGA